AAGTCACAGCAATGGACACAACTGATGCTCAAAGCAATCATTACTGAACAATTAACAGTGCTACAATAAATCCCAAATAGTACAATAAGTATTATTTGATTATGTGACCCAACGAGAATCAGTCAAACATTTATCAAAGccaatgatgaagatgaaaaagaaaattcaagatAATCTGTGCAGATAATCTGAACAGCCTCTTCTGCTGTGTTGCTCCTATCGTTGGCTCCTTGCAGATTGCACAATGTTATGCTTGTCTCTGCATTTCGGGGTCCACTCTCGAGCTAACACCACAACACACGACTTCAAAATAAGCAAATGAACCCATAGATATGCTTTTATGCTATGTATTTCACTTAATATTCTTGTCTTGTCACTTTggcatgtatttattcattcattcctctcaTTGCTATGCTTGTACAGCACTTTGtaactctgtgtgtgcatgtatgtttcATGTATGAAGTTTACACATGttgaagtttacaggacaggtgaatacTTTCTTCCTTACACATTTAATAGCACTCTCTTTAGTTTGTGAGGAGTAGGCAGGGATTCAATTTAGATTTTATATGCACACgtgtaaatggtttaaaaagcCCTTTATTTATGAGTCTCATTTAATAGCATTACTATATTTTTCAATACCAATTGCTTGTTAAAGTTTTGTGCCTTTGTACAATCAATGGGATCAGTTGCAATGTATAGATGTGAATGATAAAAGTAAATTTTATCTTCTCTAAAGAAGTTTCATGAGatgttttgtaaaagaatagttaattaaatatcaagtttttcctaatgtacttctttatactaaaacaaaggaaagacatgACATTTTTGCTATTTATAGCTGAATATGCTACAATTTTAATGGTCCGGCTCACTTGACATCGTCCTGGCCGTATGCGGCCCGTGATGCATcatatttttaaagtaaaaacagTAAGGTgcaatcattaaaataaagttttgcaACTTAAAAAGTGTTCTCTCAAGGCAGACTATATGCTTTATAAGCATATAATAAGAAAGAAAACCTTATTTTCTCAAACTTATGAGTTCCTAATTTGTAAACAATGATGTGCAGAACaagctttattttttgtcagaCTTTTAACAAAAATAACGTTTTCTAGCTTAAACTTGAGTCTTTCAAGGCAGACTCTGCTTAACAAGCATAAACAGGAAAATTAAAGCTTATTCTGAAAGACAGCTTCCCAGATTGCCATCAACAAGGTGCAATAAGCATTGCGTTTGTGGTACTCGTCCACAGcgtaaagccatactgctgctcacaaatacttacttctgtcctttatgactcatcagctttatccccctattCCACAGCTCTGTATGTCAACGGCTACCTCTCCTAGATGCTTCTATACCTCCACAGTATGTTATCCAgaccaactgccttcccattcttcatcctcttcattgcctttctaacttcactcgtgctaatctttgtcacttcctgatcctccactcccctttgttctctctcattttcctcattcattaattcctctaaatacttctccCATCTAGCACACTACTGGGCTCTGCCAACACGTTGTCGTCTCtatccttcatcactctaacatgctgaacatccttcccatctctgtctctctgtctggccagcctcTACCAGATCCTTCTCACCCTTTTCAAACTGCTTTCACAACCAGTGGAATGCAGATATCTGTTCTACCAAGAGGCTGCTGGAGCTATCCCGCCACCTAGTGGCAGTTTTAACTTGCATGGTTGCTTCTCTGGACCCACGTCGCTGCTTCATCTCTTCAAACCTTGTATGATTACATTTCCTATAATTGTTTTGAGTAAAATGCAAACTTCATTCTCCGAATTGTAACATAATAATTTAACAATTGGGGCAGTCTATAAGCACAGTGTATTACACAAGTTAGAGGGCCAAATGTTTATTGATAATGAATTTATATATTAAGTGGAGGCTATTGCTATCAGGCATTGTTGTAATGTGTGAGACCCACTTCTATCATAGTACATGTATATTGAATTGGATAATGCGCTGACGACAATGAACGCAAAGGTCTGTCTGCCATCAGTCAGGATTCATCGCATTTAGAACAAAgttaattcaattaaaacaaaGTTAATGTCCTCCAGATATCGAGAAAGAGAAATGCTTGCAGGCCTTCAAAGCACACATCCTTAATGCATGATAGTTTGAAACACTTTCACACGAATCCTTGACCATTGATCCCACCCCTTTCATTTGGAATGACATTGGTATCACTTTTattggtaaaaataaaatagtatttgatagttatttaaagcatttctaGACTTGCCTTAATGTAAGCAGCAGTCTCTGATTTGAATTACAGTGTAATTGTGGAATGGAGAGTGGATTATATGATGTTTAAATATCTGTTGTTTATGTTCGCATTGTTTAGCTGATATTTACTTTATCAAAACCTTATCTCGATGATAATTGATTTATTAACCACATTTTCCCATCTTGCTAAGGAAACACGATAAGCAAGCCCTactctgcttctgattggccgatCTTTACATTCTCATCCTAACCCTGCAAACCCAACCAATCAATGCAGAATGGGTAAGCCACGCCTTTACCAGGATTTATTGgattataattttttattaaagtaattttttatatattattttttcctACCTTTACATGGAAGAAGGCATTGGTCCACCTAGATGCGGATTCTGGAGCCTGAAGATTAACCTTAAGTAAAAGTAGTAACTGTTTGTTGGCACAGTTTCCGTTTAAATAGTTGACAGGACAAACTCGGTCGTACCGGTAATGTGAAAAGAGCGACCACAGCGGTGGTGACGTCATCGGTCCGCGCCGTAGCATGCAGGACTGTGTGAAGGACATCAGAAGGGAGCACGGAATGAGATAAATCAATAATACGGGTTGGTTTGACGTTGTTATTAATCTGCCTGTATCGTAAATGTTATTATTGATCGACGGgacgttttatttttgctgtattgAAGTAGCAAACTGGTGGAATCCAGTTGTTGAACCGGATTAACGTGACAGCTAGTAAAGCTAACGATAGCACACGGTAGTCTTGTCATTTGGTTCGGTTATTCAAAAGTTATGGCGAGAAAgcaatttattataattataataagatTTATATCGAACACAGTTAACCGTCTCTGACACAAAGTGAATGTAGAAACCTGCTTCAAGCCAGAACCAGTGGAGATCCGACAATACTATTCAGTTATAGTTTATTAGCTTTATTCCCATTATGGACTCTTTATTCTCCCacaattataaattataaatgtattaTCAGTAGTTTGCTTGTCAAACGGAGATATGATTTCAGGATCAGGTCCAGATCTATCTCTCATCTGGATATAATTTCTCAGATTGgtgacatttatttgaatgaatCTGAATCTGTGACACAAGACACGTCGGCCCTTCCAGAAACGTACCTGCACCTGTTGTAATCTCTGATCCTGACTTTGAGCCTGATCCAATTATGCGCAGTGGTATAACATCAATAGTTGTTTATATCTTGgccgttttatttttttgattcatTCGTTTTTGGTCACATTGACGATATATTAAAAGAGCATCGATATTCCGCTTGACGTTTAATGTATTTGTACGCAGGTCCTGATCAGAatatatgaaataaatcaaagtaCTTTTCAGCTGCCAGGAGAACTCTGCATGATGGCGCTGTCGGTTCTAGCGACAGCTCTGCGCTCCCTGACTCTCGCCCAGACGCCTCTGCTCTCTTCTCAGGTAAGGATCCACAACCCCTCACTGCACGCCAGCCTTCGTCGTCATAACAACTAATCTCTGAGTGGTAACGTTCCGTTTATgggatgttgtttttttgtgttgacAGGCAGTTGCGCAGATTAAGATGGGAACTGTTCTGCCCAGAACAGTCCCCCAGTGCAGAGGCTTCCTCACCTCAGCCTTCCTGGAACAGAACAGTACATTATGGAAGCAGACGGAGAAGTACACCGTCAGACCAATCGGCATGAAGAAGACGGGAGGCAGAGATCACACAGGTAAGGACGGGGCGTAATTACAGACGAGGGTAAAAGGTTGCTTTTAAAGGCTACAGGAGGATGAGGTTAGAATTGAGTTCTATCTGTTATCGATAATTAAATAGTAATAAATCAATAGATGGGAAAACAAGCTAATCTTATTGTTCTTTCTGCTACACAGGAAGGATACGGACGCATGGCATCGGTGGCGGCcataaacaaagacacagaatgATAGACTTCCAACGACTTCGCTATGAAGAGGGCAAAGAGGGCAAGCCTTTTGAAGAGAAGGTCGTCAAGGTGCGATACGACCCCTGCAGGTGGGATCAGGATTGCGTGTCTGTTTTTCCACACAATTGAGACAACAGATCTGTGTGTCCTGTGATAAACACCTAATCCAGATTAGGATTTGGAATTGGCTTTACAAGCGTTCTAATCGATCAGCCAAGCTCGTCTCCTTCCAGAGAATTGACGACGATCTGTGCCGTTCACACAGGTCCGCTGACATCGCCCTCATCGCCGGAGGCTACCGAAAAAGGTGGATTATCGCGACGGAGAAAATGCAGATGGGAGACATCGTTAAAACGTCTGCCGTTATTGGACGCATGGCGGGTGTGAACCTCCCCTCCACACGATGCCAGCTCGGAGTCGGGTCAGTTTTTGGGGAAATCTGAATATTAACCCAAAGTTCGAacatgatcatttattttgcagtcGCAGCCAATGAGGGGGATTCATACCCACTGGGAGCGCTGTCTGTGGGGACTCTGGTGAACAACCTGGAGATACAACCAGGAAAGGGCGCAGCGTACATCCGTGCAGCAGGTAATCTAGTATTTTAGCCTGCAGTTAATATCATTTGTAAGTTTTTCATCTTTTAGTTATGGAAGTGCTGATCAGCCGTCTTTGTCTCCTGGGCCTTGTGATTaatttttctttgctttgccCAGAAGCTTTTTGTATTAAAACTTTACTAAACATTAATGTTTTGTAAAAACTGTCAGCTTTGAGAGTGAACCCAACCACtatgtgtagtagtagtagtagtgaatCTGAAGTACTACAAGCAGGACAGAAGGCGTTTGCGTCATCCTGGCTGTGATGCTCTGCCTGGTGAGGAGGCTGATTATTGACGACTCTACGTGTTGAAATAAACATCTCTGTGGAGGTGGATTGTGAGGCTGGGGTGGCGACTGAGGAGTGGCAAACCCTCCTTGTCTAAACAGAACTGTAATGGAGTACCTCGGCAGGAGTCTaatgccctctgctggtcatgTTCTTTCATCTCCCCAATGAGCAGTACAGGGAATCGTGAATATTGCGCTGTGTTCCTGTAATGATCAGATCCAGTGGATCTTATTCTTGGAGATTGTTTCTTGTTtcatgatggaaaaaaaaatatgaagatgGGTCCCGGTCTAACTTGAATCCCATTAAACGATCCGGAcaatccggatacctgtctggatacaaagaaatcCGGGTTTTCCATGTCttgtaaaacatgcattcaatccactcaccaaaaatcacagtccgATATGGAagatcatgcaaaatgtcttctggatctgaactagaatgaggtcaggaaacatttttagtttttaacATTAACACcccatttataaaaaaaatacacatcaactctgattcactttgacttttcatcgttggtgtatgaagataccaagaacaatttagaacctttcgaaCCTTTAGCCGACTTGCGGGTCACTGGtgttgctgaagcctatcccagctggctactggcgagaggcggggtacaccctggacgcgtcgccagctCACCGCAGGgcaagacagacaaccactcgcGCACAtattcacacctacggacaatttggaatgaTCACTTCatccaagttgcatgttttgggaacacaaactccccacagaaaggaatcgaacccggaaccttcctgctgtgaggcgacagcactacccaATATACCATTGTAGGTTTTAATCTTATTATAAACTGCATTGATCTTAATTTACTGCCATTATGAAGCGCTTTAACCAGGTCTTATAAAAAAAGGTCTGATTACTACATTCGTATTGTTGCTTCTGACTAAAGAAATCATGCCATCGTATCTCCTGTTATCTGGATGTCTTGTGCATTTGGATCCAGATAGTAGCTGCTTGAAAGTGTGTCCAGTCTGCTAATTGTAATGTGGTACCGTCTCTTCTCAGGTACCAGCGGAGTTCTGCTGCGTAAAACAAACAGAGCAGTGATAGTGCAGCTTCCGTCCAAGCAGCAGGTCGAGGTGAGGATGGATCCTGTACTTCCAGAGttaaaaccacttcctgttctgaaATTGATCTTGTGATCTCTGCAACCGCAGGTCCTCGAGACTTGCATGGTCACGGTGGGACGCGTGTCCAACATCGACCACAACAAGCGTTCGATCGGCAAGGCCGGTCGCAATCGCTGGCTCGGCAAACGGCCTTCCAGCGGCTTGTGGCAGAGAAAGGGAGGCCGGTTCGGACGCAAGATTAAACCGCTGCCTCCGATGAAGAGCTACGTCAACCTGCCCTCGATCGCCTCGATATAAACACAAGTCTGGACATGTTTGGGACTGGCCTGCCACGATCGCCATGCATTTGATGCCGTAACTGTGTCTGAGtggaaacatgaataaaaatgagaCATTTGTACAGAAGATTAAAAATTTTATTAAACACAACTGCTTGTGAAAGCATGGAAAGAAACCAAACGAtataaaaaaatccaaaacataTTTACATCTAGAGCAAAACATGCAGAGTAACCCATATTTTTAGTGGTAAATTTAAAAATACTGTCATATCATTTAAAACAGGGTTTGTGCAAAGACACTGGGCGGCATTTCAAGCAGCGGGAGCAATGAGATGGCATGTTGTAACTGCAAGTTGACCATTAACGCTGATCTTAAGGGTTCCTTTAATGCCATGCCTGCTCATTGATCCAGTCTTGCAAATCACCGCCGCGCTACCTCTAGattcagggcaaaaaaaaaaacacacacaccaggttaaATGCATTGATACACTTGCTATGGCAGGTTAGAATTGTAAAAACCCGCTCACATCACATTCCCTCCAGCAACTCTGCAGCAGCCCCCCTAAAAGGATAGTCCTGGAGAAGAGAGCTCTATGAACGCCAACCGGCCAAGCCCAGCTCAGATTTAGGGGCACATTtatctcctgctgctgctccagtcgTTAAACATCGTTTAACTGCATCGACTTCACTGGACAAAGGTCAGGCTGCCGAGGACAAACCTGCAGTTAGATCCTACGTGACCAATGCAAGTCTGTTCCATATGGActgggtgtgggcgtggcccaCAGGAACCATTGGATCCAGCCCTGGTCACCGCAGTAAGAGCAGCGCGCTGGCCTTCTGCACGCCATAATGTTCAGATGGAACGACGACTTATCCAAATCGGACAGCGACATAGGCAATATCCTAAGAAAACTCCCTCCAAGGGGCCGTTCTGACATTCTGTACAACATGAAACCAAAGAATTTAACCCCCCATCATACTTCATTTCtccttttatttaatatattgttaatatttagttttttaatttgtgTACAAATGTTGCAGGTCTGGTAGGTAGGTGAGTTATACTTGGGTATAAAAACTCTGCCCTGGGTAAACTTTAACAGCCCCCCCATTTACAAATATTGTAAGGGAGCGATTGGGCAGCAACTAAAAGACAGTGAAGCTCTCAAAGCGGGAGGAGAGAGAACTCGGCTGTGAAGTCGGAGGGAGACGCATGGCGGGAGCTGCAAATAAGCTTTTTAACATCAAGTAGCAAAAGCATTAACAACCGTGAtggtggtgccccccccccccccccccccacacacacacacacacacaaacaatccaCTGGGAGGGAGGGGACTAATGACATCTGGACTACAGGAAGTGGTTCCCCTTTCAAACAGAACGCCTTTATCAGCTCAGAACCAAAGTGCTTTACGGAGAGGGAAGCTGTCCGAGAGGCGACAAACAGAATCGTGTTTATACGTCGTGCAACTTCACGAGAAAGTCCCAGAAAGAGATTTGGCATGTATGTCAAGAAATAAAGGTCAAGCTATATTTGTGCTTTCAATTTAGTGGAAGGGAGATAATACATcttctatattatatatatattgggtTTTTTTATACAATGCTAATACTGTCAAAGCTTGTAAAGTCTTCACTTTACAtaaaaagcaacaagaaactcACGCAGGAGGCCCCTTTTGTTGCAAACGTTTCACTATTCAGGGAGTCCCGCCGAACAGAGCACGCCTCCAGACGCACGAGGCAGCGACTTGGACACCTGGCGACACGTCCCAAAGCCATTCCCACACTTGACACGATTGTCAGCCCCGACTCATTTGTCTCCGGACCTGCCTGCGATTTGCTTTGCTGCAACGCGAGCACACCTTGTAAAGTCTCAAAGGGCTCCGACCGGGCCGAGGGACCGGGTGAAAGTAACACTGACCTCCGCGCGGTTTGAGTTTTCACCTTTAAACACGCTGCCCCTGTTTGGCCACGCCAAGAGCTGCGGCGGTCGGATCGTCAAACGAACTCGACTTTGGCACATCAGCGGTCCCATCTGGAGGAACCAGCAATCTGCTCTGGGACCGCGAGGGCATCCTCTcaggggaacccccccccccaggccttaCTAAGAGAAGGCCCACTTGCACCATAGCTGGGGAAGTAAGCGCTCCAACATCCCAGAGAAGCAAAGCCATtcaaaaaaaacccaactcaAGTTTGGCATTCAGGTGCGTCGTGTCACGCTGCACGGTCTGAACCAACAGCGACACGGCAAAGGCGGCGACCTGCTCGCGTTACAAAACGTGTCGTAGCTACATTCATCATAgctaccttttaaaaaaaacacctcgGTTCAGTTGTATTTCCATTTGCTTTGAAGCGCTTCAATGCAACGCCAAGAATTGTTGTTCCtttctataaaaaaacaaaacaaaaaatgaccTTCTCAAGAAAGTAAAAGGAGATGAGCGAGAAAATGGAGTTAGAAGAGAAAGATTCCATCTAGATTCACAGCAATATTCCATCGTTCAATGACAAACACGGACTCAAACAAtcccacacacgcgcacgcacacacacacacacacacacacacacacacgccaccgcACATCACCGTCACACTCCTCTCCGCTGTCTGTAGAGTAGCAATAAATGCAGGATTtcacagaaataataaaatggtaacaaaacaaagtgcaaaacacagctgccttttttc
The DNA window shown above is from Brachionichthys hirsutus isolate HB-005 unplaced genomic scaffold, CSIRO-AGI_Bhir_v1 contig_1430, whole genome shotgun sequence and carries:
- the LOC137915848 gene encoding large ribosomal subunit protein uL2m-like encodes the protein MMALSVLATALRSLTLAQTPLLSSQAVAQIKMGTVLPRTVPQCRGFLTSAFLEQNSTLWKQTEKYTVRPIGMKKTGGRDHTGRIRTHGIGGGHKQRHRMIDFQRLRYEEGKEGKPFEEKVVKVRYDPCRSADIALIAGGYRKRWIIATEKMQMGDIVKTSAVIGRMAVAANEGDSYPLGALSVGTLVNNLEIQPGKGAAYIRAAGTSGVLLRKTNRAVIVQLPSKQQVEVLETCMVTVGRVSNIDHNKRSIGKAGRNRWLGKRPSSGLWQRKGGRFGRKIKPLPPMKSYVNLPSIASI